The proteins below come from a single Rosa rugosa chromosome 2, drRosRugo1.1, whole genome shotgun sequence genomic window:
- the LOC133729096 gene encoding dihydroceramide fatty acyl 2-hydroxylase FAH1, which produces MVAQDFQVDLNKALVFQVGHLGESYQEWVHQPIVCTEGPRFFENEFWEFLTRTVWWAVPTIWLPVVCYFISKSVRMGHTFPEIVVMVLFGILVWTLLEYMLHRFLFHIETKTYWWNTIHYLLHGCHHKHPMDGLRLVFPPTATAILCFPFYNLVKLMSSPSVAPALFGGGLLGYVMYDVTHYYLHHGQPSSKVPKDLKKYHLNHHFRIQDKGFGITSSLWDRVFGTLPQTKAAKKTR; this is translated from the exons ATGGTTGCTCAGGACTTCCAAGTTGATTTGAATAAAGCCCTTGTATTCCAG GTTGGCCATCTTGGAGAATCATATCAAGAGTGGGTTCACCAGCCTATTGTCTGCACGGAAGGCCCTCGATTTTttgaaaatgaattttgggaG TTCTTGACCCGCACTGTGTGGTGGGCAGTTCCTACCATATGGCTTCCAGTTGTGTGTTACTTTATCTCCAAATCCGTACGAATGGGCCATACCTTTCCTGAAATCGTTGTGATGGTTCTTTTTGGCATCTTGGTGTGGACATTGCTTGAATATATGTTGCATCGCTTCCTTTTCCACATTGAAACAAAGACCTACTG GTGGAACACCATACATTATCTTCTCCATGGCTGCCATCACAAACACCCAATGGATGGTTTGCGCCTTGTTTTTCCTCCTACTGCAACAGCTATTTTATGTTTTCCG TTCTATAACTTGGTTAAGTTGATGTCATCCCCTTCTGTTGCTCCTGCTTTGTTTGGCGGTGGTTTATTGGGATATGTCATGTATGATGTTACCCATTATTACCTTCATCATGGTCAGCCATCCAGTAAGGTACCCAAAGATCTTAAG AAATACCACTTGAATCATCACTTCAGGATTCAGGACAAAGGCTTTGGAATAACTTCAAGTCTATGGGACAGGGTGTTTGGAACACTTCCTCAAACCAAAGCAGCTAAGAAAACTAGATAA
- the LOC133729098 gene encoding dihydroceramide fatty acyl 2-hydroxylase FAH2-like: MVARDFQVDLNKALVFQVGHLGEAYHEWVHQPIVCTEGPRFFENEFLEFLTRTVWWAVPTIWLPVVCYSISKTVQMGHTFPEIVLMVLFGILVSTLLEYTIHRFLFHIETKSYWGNTIHYVLHGCHHKHPMDGLRLVLPPTATAILCLLVWYMFRLLSPPSVAPALFGGTLLGYVAYDVTHYYLHHGKPSKRLTQDLKKYHMNHHFRIQSKGFGITSSLWDNVFGTVPSTKAAEKMSNQ; this comes from the exons ATGGTTGCTCGGGACTTCCAAGTTGATTTGAATAAAGCCCTCGTATTCCAG GTTGGCCATCTTGGAGAGGCATATCACGAGTGGGTTCACCAGCCTATTGTCTGCACTGAAGGCCCTCGATTTTTTGAAAATGAATTTTTGGAG TTCTTGACCCGCACTGTGTGGTGGGCAGTTCCTACCATATGGCTTCCAGTTGTGTGTTACTCTATCTCCAAGACCGTACAGATGGGCCATACGTTTCCTGAAATAGTTCTGATGGTTCTTTTTGGCATTTTGGTGTCGACATTGCTTGAATATACAATTCACCGTTTCCTTTTCCATATTGAAACCAAAAGCTACTg GGGGAACACCATACATTATGTTCTCCATGGCTGCCATCACAAACACCCAATGGATGGTTTGCGACTTGTTCTTCCTCCGACTGCAACAGCTATTTTATGTCTTCTA GTATGGTATATGTTTAGGCTTTTATCACCTCCATCAGTTGCTCCGGCTTTGTTTGGAGGAACCTTATTGGGATATGTAGCATATGATGTCACTCATTACTACCTTCACCATGGGAAGCCATCTAAAAGATTGACTCAAGATCTGAAG AAATATCACATGAACCATCACTTCAGAATTCAAAGTAAGGGATTCGGGATCACTTCCTCCTTATGGGACAATGTTTTCGGAACAGTGCCTTCAACAAAAGCTGCTGAGAAAATGAGTAACCAGTAG